One genomic region from Evansella sp. LMS18 encodes:
- the cbpA gene encoding cyclic di-AMP binding protein CbpA: protein MKIKYNIIPKEDVKFVTDKYTIREAAEELEETGYRCIPILDESGTSFLGNIYAQDVYKAIVKNQYSWDDSVMLLKEDEDVHTGEQASFIRIFSKIKKYPYLAVLHDDNTFAGILTHANVMEILEDSWGVKTGSYTLNVSTQEYQGALNSIFSAIKKITGVQSLLTLDNESKFFRRVILTLPRETTEETLEKVVTRLEKEGFRVFEVEKI, encoded by the coding sequence ATGAAAATTAAATATAATATTATCCCGAAAGAAGATGTAAAATTTGTTACGGACAAATATACGATCAGAGAAGCTGCAGAAGAGCTCGAAGAAACCGGATACCGATGTATACCTATTCTGGATGAGAGCGGAACCAGTTTTCTTGGTAATATTTATGCCCAGGATGTTTATAAGGCAATTGTTAAAAACCAGTATTCCTGGGACGATTCTGTTATGCTTCTGAAAGAGGATGAAGATGTTCACACAGGTGAGCAGGCCTCCTTTATCCGGATATTTTCCAAAATAAAAAAATATCCTTATCTGGCTGTTCTCCATGATGATAATACTTTTGCAGGCATTCTGACGCACGCAAACGTTATGGAAATTCTTGAAGACTCCTGGGGGGTCAAGACAGGAAGTTATACACTGAATGTTTCGACACAGGAATATCAGGGGGCGCTTAATTCTATTTTTTCAGCCATAAAGAAAATCACAGGTGTTCAGAGCCTGCTCACCCTGGATAACGAAAGCAAATTTTTCCGAAGAGTGATTCTTACTCTGCCTCGGGAAACTACCGAAGAAACACTTGAAAAAGTTGTTACCCGCCTTGAAAAAGAAGGGTTCCGGGTTTTTGAAGTAGAAAAAATTTAA
- a CDS encoding DUF2524 family protein encodes MTNSHITGAVKEITDVMAYAEEQLKESKRIQQSNPEEFTNAQMKLEEANMELDNLLRSVSADDRDELYRLQQRVHQLQNKMILGF; translated from the coding sequence ATGACTAATTCCCACATAACAGGGGCGGTAAAAGAGATCACGGATGTCATGGCTTATGCAGAGGAGCAGCTGAAAGAATCTAAAAGAATCCAGCAGAGTAATCCCGAAGAGTTCACAAATGCACAAATGAAACTTGAGGAAGCAAATATGGAACTGGATAACCTGCTGAGAAGTGTTTCTGCGGATGACCGGGATGAACTGTACAGGCTTCAGCAGAGGGTGCATCAGCTTCAGAACAAAATGATCCTTGGTTTCTAA
- a CDS encoding cysteine hydrolase family protein, with product MKALIVIDYTYDFVADDGKLTCGERGQAIEGRITELTKEFAENDEYVVFAVDVHEENDPYHPESKLFPPHNIRGTKGRKLYGLLGEYYNQLYYSGTGHVEWMDKTRYSAFAGTTLELKLRERGITEVHLAGVCTDICVLHTAVDAYNLGFSVTVHKDAVDSFNPAGHEWALTHFSGSLGAKLLEKGMEVK from the coding sequence ATGAAAGCACTTATAGTTATTGATTATACGTACGATTTTGTAGCTGATGACGGAAAGCTTACCTGCGGAGAAAGAGGACAGGCTATAGAAGGCAGGATTACAGAACTCACGAAAGAATTCGCAGAAAATGATGAGTATGTCGTATTCGCTGTAGATGTACATGAGGAGAATGACCCTTACCATCCGGAGTCAAAATTGTTTCCTCCCCATAACATAAGAGGAACAAAGGGGCGAAAACTATACGGTCTGCTGGGGGAATATTATAACCAGCTCTATTATAGCGGCACAGGACATGTAGAGTGGATGGATAAAACGAGATACAGTGCATTCGCAGGAACCACCCTGGAGTTAAAGCTGAGAGAACGTGGGATTACTGAGGTCCACCTCGCGGGGGTATGCACCGATATATGTGTCCTTCATACTGCTGTCGATGCTTATAATCTCGGGTTTTCTGTGACAGTTCACAAGGATGCTGTAGACAGCTTCAATCCTGCTGGCCATGAGTGGGCTTTGACTCACTTCAGCGGCTCTTTAGGGGCGAAATTATTAGAAAAAGGGATGGAAGTTAAGTAA
- a CDS encoding AEC family transporter, which yields MLFFQVVLPVMLIFLTGYVFQKWKKVSLLPVSSLIIYILVPSLIFRTLYDTELSADHIVLVVFAVLYLLIYIGINKLYSRIRSLDSDTESGLILSTAFMNAGNYGVPIILFAFGPEGFAYAVIYMVVQSFIMTTAGVYYAAKGGTGVRTAVATVFKMPATYAIFIVGIVNWSGVTVPEPAFNFIDLIADAAIPVTMIMLGMQLAEIRLDRLEWGYISYGVIIRLVLSPFIAWGLTEILPMSTLMQQVLIIASSMPAAVTTAIYAMQFNTRVQLVSSITLITTLLSVISVTVLLFVIL from the coding sequence ATGTTATTTTTTCAGGTAGTTCTGCCTGTCATGCTTATCTTTTTAACAGGGTATGTTTTTCAGAAGTGGAAAAAAGTTTCGTTGCTCCCTGTTTCATCACTAATTATTTATATTCTTGTTCCCTCGCTTATTTTCAGGACACTGTATGATACCGAGTTGTCAGCAGACCATATAGTCCTGGTTGTGTTTGCTGTTCTTTATTTGTTAATTTATATAGGGATAAACAAATTATATTCCCGGATACGAAGTCTGGACTCTGACACGGAAAGCGGGCTGATTTTATCAACAGCGTTTATGAATGCGGGTAATTACGGTGTTCCAATAATCTTGTTCGCATTCGGCCCTGAAGGTTTTGCTTATGCAGTTATTTATATGGTTGTACAATCGTTCATCATGACAACTGCAGGAGTATATTATGCCGCTAAAGGTGGAACAGGAGTCAGGACGGCTGTTGCCACCGTTTTTAAAATGCCGGCGACCTATGCTATTTTCATCGTTGGGATTGTTAACTGGTCAGGGGTAACAGTACCAGAACCAGCCTTCAACTTTATTGATCTTATCGCTGATGCAGCTATCCCGGTTACTATGATAATGCTTGGCATGCAGCTGGCAGAGATACGCCTTGACCGCCTGGAGTGGGGATATATTTCCTATGGGGTTATCATCAGGCTCGTTCTGTCTCCTTTTATCGCCTGGGGGCTGACTGAAATCCTTCCAATGTCCACCCTGATGCAGCAAGTACTCATCATTGCAAGTTCCATGCCTGCGGCGGTTACAACAGCCATATATGCCATGCAGTTTAATACGAGGGTACAGCTTGTCTCAAGTATTACATTAATTACAACTTTATTAAGTGTAATATCGGTAACTGTTTTACTATTTGTAATTTTATGA
- a CDS encoding thioredoxin family protein: protein MEDSREPLLIYAYTPMCGTCQLAKQLLQVLEQTEGVPGIMEIDINYFKEEAAKWEITSVPCLLYIENSELREKLYAFESVTKLYRFAKLQ from the coding sequence ATTGAAGACAGCAGGGAGCCTCTTTTAATTTATGCTTATACGCCAATGTGCGGCACATGCCAGCTGGCGAAACAGTTACTTCAGGTACTTGAACAGACTGAAGGAGTGCCAGGAATAATGGAGATAGACATTAATTATTTTAAAGAAGAAGCTGCAAAGTGGGAAATCACAAGTGTTCCCTGTTTGTTGTACATAGAAAACAGTGAATTAAGAGAGAAGCTTTATGCTTTTGAATCTGTGACAAAACTGTACAGATTTGCTAAGCTGCAATGA
- a CDS encoding TlpA disulfide reductase family protein: MPKAPSFTLPEMLTEKQISLADFTGKAVLITFWVSWCPDSQRDLPAKEHLNRAMQTDDLAMIMINVTGREAAPDAGEKFYKEQGFTFLSLKDNGTNIYDLYQCMSVPTTYLLNADHHIAARFNDKASFQEILQAAGQVLSQ; encoded by the coding sequence ATGCCGAAAGCACCTTCATTTACACTGCCTGAAATGCTGACAGAAAAACAAATTTCATTAGCCGACTTTACAGGCAAGGCAGTGCTGATCACATTCTGGGTCTCTTGGTGTCCTGACTCCCAGCGGGATCTTCCTGCTAAAGAACACCTGAACAGGGCAATGCAGACGGATGATTTAGCAATGATAATGATAAATGTCACGGGACGGGAAGCTGCTCCGGATGCAGGTGAAAAGTTTTACAAAGAGCAGGGATTTACTTTTCTTTCCTTAAAGGACAACGGAACAAACATATATGACTTGTATCAGTGTATGTCTGTACCGACTACTTATCTTTTGAACGCTGATCACCATATAGCAGCAAGGTTTAATGATAAGGCATCTTTCCAGGAGATTCTCCAGGCTGCCGGACAAGTATTGTCTCAATGA
- a CDS encoding conserved virulence factor C family protein: MKIVSVEPTPSPNTMKFTLDKELPQGKSHNYKKENADDAPGFVRDILAVNGVKGVYHVADFIAVERNAKVDWKEILPEVRKVFGEETEETGAQNEAVDEHFGEVSVYVHKFKGIPIQVKVSTGEEEVRVGLTDEFKEAMVKATKPEDNVVMQRKWEEQRPRYGDLQEVAEEVAEEIKATYTKERLNELVQQAQEPEKLKEVNKKWIKVTEDMLDDPDWKKRFAVLEQMDPKLEDLPVLEKALNDEKASIRRLAVVYLGMIEDEKVLPYVYKALKDSSVTVRRTAGDTVSDIGSPKAIPAMIEALEDKNKLVRWRAAMFLYEAGDETAVPALQKAVDDPEFEVAMQAKLALTRIEEGEEAKGSVWKQMTEAFDRS; encoded by the coding sequence ATGAAAATTGTTTCCGTAGAGCCGACACCGAGCCCTAATACAATGAAATTTACCCTTGATAAAGAACTGCCTCAGGGGAAAAGCCATAATTATAAAAAAGAAAATGCAGATGATGCGCCTGGTTTTGTCCGTGACATATTGGCGGTTAATGGAGTTAAAGGGGTCTATCATGTGGCTGATTTTATTGCGGTGGAAAGAAACGCGAAAGTCGACTGGAAGGAAATTCTCCCGGAGGTAAGAAAAGTTTTTGGGGAAGAAACCGAAGAAACAGGTGCCCAGAATGAAGCTGTTGATGAACACTTCGGGGAAGTCAGTGTATATGTGCATAAATTTAAAGGAATTCCAATCCAGGTGAAAGTATCGACAGGAGAAGAAGAGGTTCGTGTCGGGCTTACTGATGAATTTAAAGAGGCTATGGTAAAGGCAACGAAGCCTGAAGATAACGTGGTTATGCAGCGAAAATGGGAGGAACAGCGCCCCCGCTATGGCGACCTGCAGGAAGTAGCCGAAGAGGTTGCTGAAGAGATTAAAGCAACCTATACGAAAGAGCGGCTGAATGAGCTTGTCCAGCAGGCGCAGGAGCCTGAGAAGCTAAAAGAAGTCAACAAAAAGTGGATTAAAGTTACGGAAGATATGCTGGATGATCCTGACTGGAAAAAGCGCTTCGCAGTCCTGGAACAAATGGATCCGAAGCTTGAGGATCTGCCTGTCCTTGAGAAGGCTCTTAATGATGAAAAAGCATCCATCAGGCGCCTTGCTGTTGTTTATTTAGGTATGATAGAAGACGAAAAAGTGCTTCCTTATGTTTATAAAGCTTTAAAAGATTCTTCTGTAACAGTAAGGAGAACTGCTGGCGATACCGTATCGGATATTGGTAGCCCAAAAGCTATCCCTGCGATGATTGAGGCACTGGAGGACAAGAATAAATTAGTACGCTGGCGTGCAGCAATGTTCCTGTATGAAGCAGGTGATGAGACAGCTGTCCCTGCATTGCAAAAAGCTGTGGATGATCCCGAGTTCGAGGTTGCCATGCAGGCTAAGTTAGCACTCACGCGAATTGAAGAAGGGGAAGAGGCAAAGGGCTCAGTCTGGAAGCAGATGACAGAAGCCTTTGACCGGTCCTGA
- a CDS encoding PH domain-containing protein, producing the protein MREKPDQALDQKVLKVWTIVAAAEWLFLLLVPVGYWVATRYFPIPEWPLYVLAGLVILAGIFKIFIIPKMQWKRWRYKIYDNEVELMYGVFVIRRVIIPMIRVQHVDTAQGPLLRHYQLSAVTISTAATTHEIPGLDEEKANILRDHIAELAREADPDE; encoded by the coding sequence ATGAGGGAGAAACCAGATCAGGCGCTCGATCAAAAAGTATTAAAGGTATGGACGATTGTCGCTGCCGCAGAATGGTTGTTTCTGCTTCTTGTTCCAGTAGGATACTGGGTGGCGACGCGCTATTTTCCTATACCGGAATGGCCTTTATATGTGCTTGCCGGTTTAGTTATCCTGGCGGGGATTTTTAAAATATTCATCATCCCAAAAATGCAATGGAAGAGATGGCGCTATAAGATTTACGATAATGAAGTTGAGCTTATGTACGGGGTATTTGTAATAAGAAGAGTAATAATCCCAATGATCAGAGTTCAGCATGTAGACACAGCCCAGGGCCCCCTGCTCAGACATTATCAGCTGTCAGCGGTAACGATCTCAACGGCTGCGACCACCCATGAAATTCCAGGGCTGGATGAGGAAAAAGCGAATATTCTGAGGGATCATATTGCAGAACTGGCAAGGGAAGCTGATCCTGATGAATAA
- a CDS encoding PH domain-containing protein has product MNKWRRQHSAAIFIGFLSNLKEVFITMIAVLIFGQSSQAGGALFYTILFAGILIVSLVSGIIKWWTFRYQLLEDELQVRQGLIFRKKRYIRKERVQSIDINANLLQRLFELVELRIETAGGGGEPEFRLIALGKEEAAAIKRELLIKEHSPVSETDESETSAVLTEETETDSASETPAVMDDEIPETEEEEGTYKWKLSPQRLIAAALTSSGIGIAATFVAAIVSQVQQFIPPFLYERMIGWIIHSSVMLIGFWIVVILLIGWLITIIRTVLKYGYFTIRKKDDEIHISRGVLEQRQLTLSANKITAVRLVQNLLRQPFGYTAVYVESKGGGRKDEDLSTILIPLCKMKEVDTLLSDILPEYAVKREYSSLPKESLRRYMLRLLMPALAAAALITYFAPFGWISLFLPVVAAAYGYWQYIDAGIGNGSGMVWIRSRSVARSEVIVPRKRIQAMTSTQNILQKFDDLFTIHVSIITSIVGKTFSLKHIGKEQRDNQFQWYSYEETEEERKE; this is encoded by the coding sequence ATGAATAAATGGAGACGCCAGCATTCAGCAGCGATATTTATCGGTTTCCTCAGCAATTTAAAAGAAGTCTTCATTACTATGATTGCCGTACTTATTTTTGGCCAGTCTTCCCAGGCTGGAGGGGCCTTATTTTATACAATTTTATTTGCAGGGATATTAATTGTATCACTCGTAAGCGGGATAATTAAGTGGTGGACTTTCCGCTATCAGCTTCTGGAGGATGAACTGCAGGTAAGACAGGGCCTTATTTTTCGTAAAAAGAGGTATATCAGGAAAGAACGGGTACAAAGTATCGACATTAATGCAAACCTCCTTCAGCGGTTGTTTGAACTTGTAGAGCTGAGGATTGAGACCGCAGGAGGCGGGGGCGAACCTGAATTCAGGTTAATTGCCCTGGGAAAAGAGGAAGCAGCCGCCATAAAACGTGAACTGCTTATTAAAGAGCATAGCCCTGTCTCTGAAACTGATGAATCTGAAACATCTGCTGTATTAACAGAGGAAACAGAAACTGACTCAGCTTCTGAAACTCCTGCGGTAATGGATGACGAGATACCGGAAACGGAGGAGGAAGAGGGGACATATAAATGGAAGCTGTCGCCTCAGCGGTTAATAGCTGCGGCTTTAACATCCAGCGGGATAGGAATAGCCGCAACTTTTGTTGCAGCAATTGTTTCGCAGGTACAGCAGTTTATACCGCCATTTTTATATGAGAGAATGATTGGATGGATAATCCATTCAAGTGTAATGCTGATTGGATTCTGGATCGTAGTGATACTCCTTATTGGCTGGCTGATTACTATTATCAGAACCGTCCTGAAGTATGGATATTTCACTATTCGTAAAAAAGACGATGAAATTCATATTTCAAGAGGCGTCCTCGAACAGAGGCAGCTCACACTTTCGGCAAACAAAATTACTGCAGTACGGCTCGTCCAGAACCTGCTGAGGCAGCCATTCGGCTACACAGCTGTCTATGTGGAAAGTAAAGGAGGGGGCAGGAAGGATGAGGATTTATCGACCATTCTTATCCCCCTTTGCAAAATGAAAGAAGTGGATACTCTTCTCAGCGATATTCTCCCTGAATATGCAGTGAAGCGCGAATACAGCTCACTGCCTAAAGAAAGCTTAAGAAGGTATATGCTGAGACTGCTGATGCCTGCTCTTGCCGCAGCTGCGCTTATTACTTATTTCGCACCCTTTGGATGGATCTCTCTCTTCCTTCCAGTAGTTGCGGCGGCATATGGTTACTGGCAGTATATTGACGCGGGAATCGGAAACGGCTCAGGTATGGTTTGGATCAGGTCCAGGTCTGTTGCCCGTTCGGAAGTCATCGTTCCGAGGAAAAGAATTCAGGCAATGACTTCCACACAAAATATTCTGCAAAAATTTGATGATTTATTCACCATTCATGTGTCAATCATAACGAGCATTGTGGGAAAAACCTTTTCCCTCAAACATATAGGAAAAGAACAGAGAGACAATCAGTTTCAGTGGTATTCATATGAAGAAACAGAAGAAGAGCGGAAGGAATAA
- a CDS encoding DUF2777 family protein yields MDRKTAIKYKGKEVILDEGNKGSYVAILENIIADPGKPWRAILRITGVYDYPDFSEEELDLAPPHLKANDRIECPGQRIKVLQHNFIYGYEESVTRALKMKWDKVQELNENTEIMLSAIQQELRRLHAEHLLFEESYVYYELAEKSGSSYIVDKDKGEVLALDGCPFEFEVRSADEWVPALHLDGTLFEFADGQQVRLKHGSLIRLNKSQFDPYKILINELEQPSLIALERGLQQLGIGHEHSVYCHNSLLLQMMDSFNRDTFAGVNFLSYANDKKQFVVQHHYERTYRKNDDDLTYDRFEFTSDSGERILTTYTTQFTGE; encoded by the coding sequence ATGGACCGTAAAACAGCAATTAAATATAAAGGTAAGGAAGTAATCCTGGACGAAGGGAATAAAGGCAGCTATGTTGCCATTCTGGAAAATATTATTGCAGATCCAGGCAAGCCATGGCGGGCAATCCTCAGAATTACGGGAGTGTACGACTATCCTGATTTCAGTGAAGAAGAACTTGATCTGGCACCCCCGCATTTAAAAGCGAACGACAGGATCGAATGTCCCGGTCAGCGTATAAAAGTGCTGCAGCATAACTTTATATACGGATATGAGGAGTCTGTTACTAGAGCTCTCAAGATGAAGTGGGATAAGGTTCAGGAGCTGAATGAGAATACAGAAATTATGCTTTCCGCTATACAGCAGGAATTGAGACGGCTCCATGCTGAACATCTGCTGTTTGAAGAAAGTTATGTCTATTACGAACTCGCGGAAAAGTCAGGCAGCAGCTATATCGTGGATAAAGATAAAGGTGAGGTACTGGCTCTGGATGGCTGTCCGTTTGAATTTGAAGTAAGGTCAGCTGATGAGTGGGTTCCGGCCCTCCATCTTGATGGCACATTATTTGAATTTGCCGACGGACAACAAGTCCGCCTTAAGCACGGCAGCTTAATCAGACTTAATAAGTCACAGTTTGATCCATACAAAATATTAATAAATGAGCTGGAACAGCCATCCTTGATAGCACTTGAAAGAGGTCTTCAGCAACTGGGAATCGGACATGAACACTCTGTATACTGCCATAACTCCCTGCTGCTCCAGATGATGGATTCCTTTAATCGGGACACATTTGCCGGAGTAAACTTTCTTTCCTACGCAAATGATAAAAAGCAATTCGTTGTTCAGCATCATTACGAACGTACGTACAGAAAAAATGACGATGATCTTACTTATGACAGGTTTGAATTTACATCCGATAGCGGGGAACGTATACTCACCACCTATACAACCCAGTTTACTGGAGAATAA
- a CDS encoding MBL fold metallo-hydrolase — MIEGVFPVDERTFCIDGFDMGMAKRTGSYVLDERPHCVALIETGPSISIPYINHALKSKGITLDEVKYIIVTHIHLDHAGGAGLLLKECPNAKVIVHPAGKRHLENPERLIQGAKAIYGTQFDDFFEPVLPVPGPALMEMEDKSTLNLSSGRKLTFYHTPGHAKHHFSIMDSRTNTFFTGDTLGIRYPQLEERGVHLFLPSTSPNQFDPEAMLNSISLAESLQPDRIAFGHFFISEEPAKVYKDINKWLPVFMEKGEYVLKNDQDWNALKELLLAEIKKELEEFNIPEDDPVYEVIQLDLTVSAMGIVDYLTKQTV, encoded by the coding sequence ATGATTGAAGGTGTTTTCCCTGTGGATGAAAGAACTTTCTGCATTGACGGTTTTGATATGGGGATGGCCAAAAGGACTGGGTCTTATGTCCTGGACGAAAGACCCCATTGTGTTGCTTTAATAGAAACAGGGCCTAGTATATCGATTCCTTATATTAATCATGCTTTGAAATCAAAGGGTATCACGCTTGATGAAGTCAAATATATTATCGTGACACACATTCATCTTGATCATGCTGGCGGGGCTGGGTTGTTACTTAAAGAATGCCCGAACGCGAAAGTGATTGTACATCCTGCCGGCAAACGGCATCTTGAAAATCCTGAACGGCTAATACAAGGGGCAAAAGCAATTTACGGTACTCAATTCGACGACTTTTTTGAACCAGTGCTTCCTGTACCAGGACCAGCGCTTATGGAAATGGAAGACAAAAGCACACTGAACTTAAGTTCTGGCAGGAAACTTACCTTCTATCATACCCCGGGACATGCCAAACATCATTTCAGTATCATGGATTCACGGACGAACACTTTCTTTACAGGTGATACTTTAGGCATCAGGTACCCGCAGCTGGAAGAAAGAGGTGTCCATTTATTTCTTCCTTCTACCTCTCCAAATCAGTTCGACCCCGAAGCTATGTTAAATTCCATTTCTCTGGCAGAAAGCCTCCAGCCAGACAGGATTGCATTCGGCCATTTTTTTATAAGCGAAGAACCGGCGAAAGTATACAAAGATATAAATAAATGGCTGCCTGTATTTATGGAAAAAGGAGAATACGTACTGAAAAATGATCAAGACTGGAATGCGTTAAAAGAACTCCTTCTTGCAGAAATCAAAAAAGAGCTGGAGGAATTCAATATTCCTGAAGACGACCCTGTTTATGAAGTGATTCAGCTTGACTTAACTGTCAGTGCAATGGGGATAGTTGATTATTTAACAAAACAAACCGTTTAA
- the sigI gene encoding RNA polymerase sigma-I factor — MYKERETDTIEQTVAAIQEGDSEQENLFIEQYIPFIRKTTAKVCKRYIRTSEDEEFSVALMAFNEAIKQYSSNKGSSFLSFASLVIRRRVIDYIRQEQRRRVSLSIDFTEEDKENMENLAEVQASFKEYKEIIETEHRREEILHLQERLGEFGISLSEVAAQSPKHQDARENMLQIAQVVVSSEKFKEFLLEKQRLPMKELTKSISMSRKTIERNRKYIITLCLVLLEDYRYLQDYLKEWVT, encoded by the coding sequence ATGTATAAAGAGAGAGAAACAGATACAATAGAGCAGACAGTCGCAGCAATCCAGGAAGGTGATTCAGAGCAGGAGAATTTGTTTATAGAACAATATATCCCGTTTATCCGTAAAACTACTGCCAAGGTTTGTAAAAGATATATACGGACAAGTGAAGATGAGGAATTCAGTGTTGCATTAATGGCTTTTAACGAAGCAATCAAACAGTATTCTTCTAATAAAGGCAGTTCATTCTTATCTTTTGCAAGTTTAGTAATAAGACGCAGAGTAATTGACTACATAAGACAGGAACAGAGAAGGCGGGTATCCCTTTCCATAGATTTTACAGAAGAAGATAAAGAGAATATGGAAAATCTGGCGGAGGTCCAGGCATCGTTCAAGGAATATAAAGAGATAATAGAAACGGAACATCGCCGGGAAGAAATTTTGCACCTCCAGGAAAGGCTCGGGGAATTCGGCATCAGCCTGTCTGAAGTGGCGGCGCAGTCACCCAAACACCAGGATGCCAGAGAGAATATGCTGCAGATAGCTCAGGTGGTTGTAAGTAGTGAAAAGTTCAAAGAGTTTTTATTGGAAAAACAGCGCCTTCCAATGAAAGAACTGACTAAGAGTATTTCAATGAGTCGTAAAACAATAGAGAGAAACAGAAAATACATAATTACTTTATGTCTCGTGCTCTTGGAGGATTATCGTTACTTGCAGGATTATTTGAAGGAGTGGGTTACATGA
- a CDS encoding anti-sigma factor domain-containing protein has protein sequence MKKGVVMEKNKRYMIVMTGRGEFVRARLNRRAEVGEEVAYMPASFFQYPVYKNKAYSLPLTAGLIILLVYPAFTFFSPEKVHGVVALDMNPSIEFSVDEEFEVVSVYGYNEEGRDLLAELDGKLDGRPLYMAVEAAIEQGFGTGIMSEPRDIYISSPLNLFDEMTWGGSYEEWVESMQDEFTANFITLSLEEQIMREAREVSLSPVKYLLFNDAVSEGHSIDISEVKNETIHNIEGDTGKEVTALISPENVKVSRTEHEFAQKEEAAETIDLDELINGAKAVSFQVPEQNESAENNGQQDHNEADQEEERNSSPAGKSDEHPSENRNSSAEKSKKPENHPSQLKEKNSSKKQENGNGNKPETKGHSNNSQGKGNSNSEQKSNSNSGGNSSGNKETKGNSEKNSNNGNSGNKGNQTPGESKGNSGNGQGKGSPPKSESGGKPGGPGGNPGKGNK, from the coding sequence ATGAAAAAAGGGGTAGTCATGGAAAAGAATAAACGGTACATGATTGTTATGACCGGGAGAGGAGAATTTGTCAGAGCCAGATTAAACAGAAGAGCTGAAGTAGGGGAAGAAGTTGCTTATATGCCTGCATCTTTTTTTCAATATCCGGTATATAAGAATAAAGCATACAGCCTTCCGTTGACAGCAGGGCTTATTATTCTGCTCGTATACCCGGCATTTACTTTTTTTTCTCCTGAAAAAGTGCATGGTGTCGTTGCTCTGGACATGAACCCAAGCATCGAATTTTCCGTAGATGAGGAGTTTGAGGTTGTTTCTGTTTACGGGTATAACGAAGAAGGCAGGGATCTGCTAGCCGAACTCGATGGTAAATTAGACGGCAGGCCGTTATATATGGCTGTGGAGGCTGCAATCGAGCAGGGATTTGGCACTGGAATAATGTCTGAACCAAGAGATATTTATATTTCTTCCCCCCTTAATCTTTTTGATGAAATGACATGGGGGGGAAGTTATGAGGAATGGGTAGAATCCATGCAGGATGAGTTTACTGCTAATTTCATAACTTTAAGCCTTGAAGAGCAAATCATGAGGGAGGCCAGGGAAGTATCTTTATCCCCGGTAAAATATTTACTTTTTAATGATGCGGTAAGCGAAGGACATTCCATAGATATTAGTGAGGTCAAAAACGAGACTATTCACAATATTGAAGGAGATACAGGGAAAGAAGTCACTGCTCTTATTTCTCCGGAAAATGTGAAAGTCAGTCGAACAGAACATGAATTTGCACAAAAAGAGGAAGCCGCTGAAACTATTGATTTAGATGAACTGATAAATGGTGCCAAAGCTGTTTCGTTCCAGGTTCCGGAACAAAACGAGTCAGCCGAAAATAATGGACAACAAGATCATAACGAAGCTGACCAAGAGGAGGAAAGAAACAGCAGTCCAGCTGGCAAGTCTGATGAACATCCTTCAGAAAACAGAAACAGTTCAGCTGAGAAAAGCAAAAAACCGGAGAACCACCCATCCCAGTTAAAGGAAAAAAACAGCAGCAAGAAGCAGGAAAACGGAAACGGCAATAAGCCTGAAACAAAAGGCCACAGCAATAACAGCCAGGGTAAAGGCAACTCGAACAGTGAACAGAAAAGTAACAGTAATAGCGGCGGAAATAGCAGTGGAAATAAAGAAACTAAAGGAAACAGCGAAAAAAACAGCAACAATGGGAACAGTGGAAATAAGGGGAATCAGACGCCAGGTGAGAGCAAAGGGAATTCTGGAAACGGACAGGGGAAGGGATCTCCCCCTAAATCCGAATCTGGAGGGAAGCCAGGTGGGCCGGGTGGTAACCCTGGAAAAGGAAATAAGTAA